CTGGGCATGTATTtggaagcaatttttaaaaaccataAATATCTCTCCAATCTGAACTGCTGGAAATATGAATCAGGACTAGAACCCGCAGAACAGGTCGGCCTCTGTGAACAGAGTGGACCAGTTAACGTTCAGCTCTGCACCCCTTCCGCAGATGCTGACTGACCGGTCCAGTGTTTCCAGGTGTTTGTTATCTCACTGTCTGGGGATTCTCGAACACGGGGCCGCCGCTACAGGATAAGGGCTCGATCATTATTTCGGAGCGGTATGGGGAGAAATCTATTCCCTCCGAGCAGTGGGGATCTTTGGCATTCTCTAGCCTGGAGAGTGCTCCTGGGgttgaacatattcaaggctgGGGCGTATAGATTTATTTTCCCATTTGGATCTGTAAAGGAATCGAGGGTGAAAAGTGGAACTGAGGGCCACGATCAGATCAGCTGCGATCGGAttgaatgggagtgtgtgtgtgtgtgggggggggggggggggtgagagacggtGCAAGCTGGTGAGAGAGGCGAGTGGTCGACTCTACTACTTAGTTCTAATGTTAACCCTGACACTGGTCGCTGTAACAGGGCGCGGGGAGGGGTGCGTGGAAGACTTAAAAACTAACAGTGGGCAGGAGATTTTTTTGTTCGTGTGTCTTGGAGCGCAGGGGTCATTTTATAAATTAAAAACAGGCGCAACTTAGTTCGGGGGGAAGCAAGTGTATGAATAAAAGCCTTTAAATGCAGTGCTAAAAGGTGAGTGTTTAAGTGAAATGTGCTCCTTTCAGAACCTTGGTCAGCTACCCACAAACTGTGCCAATATCTCCAGCCAGCCAGCTTTGATGACTTGGTTCCCATCCTCCCGCCCTGCAGCTTCGTCATTGGCTGATCTCTCCTATTTCATGCTCAAGTGCAGACCTTACTTCAGTAAAATAGTCTTCCAAACCTCCCACGAACCTGTTGCCGCGACAAATTTCGCAGAGTCTCAGTAATAAAAGGCTTGTTCGCGGGggctttttcattttttttccctctcAAACAGGATTTtctgcaacagcaacaacaacaacccaAACACGACAGGAAAGAACATCTCATTTGGACTGAGGGCACACAGCAGAGGCGGAGAGATGAACCTGAATTTCACCTCCCCGATACAACAGGTTTCTGCCCAGCGCCCAACTTCTTTCTTCATCGAAGATATCTTACTGCATAAACCCAAGCCTTTGAGGGAAGCCCCTCCAGTTTCCTTCGCCAGCTCCTTGGCGTCCCGAGTCCCTCTGCTAGAGTATGGATACCCTCTCATGCCAACCCCGACCATCCTggcacctcaccctcaccacccactccaCAAGCCGGAGCATCATCACCCTTACTTCCTCACGTCGCCTGGTAAGTAAATCTGCTTGCTCGAAAAACAAACCTAAAAGCTTGATAGGTGAACGGTGAAGGGAAATACTTCAGGGACTTTTCTGGGAAAGCAAAGggggattttttttgttttaaacttgGCAGAGCATTCCTCAGCGTGTGCATTGCAGCATGTCTGCGCAGGATATTGCGGAGGTGGCCACACAATTGAGCGGGAGCACTGGTGCTTTTCGATGTTTCACAAACTCCGAAATGTTCCGGGAGGGTTTCGTTGAAAGGCCTGGTGCAAGATCCAGATTTCTCAGAAATGGAAGAAGGCACCTCACAGCTGCGCAgtcgttgtgtgtgtgtgttgggggaggggggggggggtgatatctaTGTAATCGGGTAACAATGCAATTTCGGAAAAGCTTTAAGGCAGCGCCAGGCTTCctgtaacaagaaaaagaaaatgcgTTTATTCAACGTTCGGAAAGCAGACACCGTAACCAGTGGTTGACCCAATGTTACATTCATTTCAAAGTGGCCGTGCTTCCTTTCAGGGACAATGTGCACAGAAATAAGGCATGGAATAGGAATCTTGTCGATAAAACACAACTTGAATTTTGTATTAATACACACAACTTAAATCTTGAACTAACACACAACTTAATTTTTGAACTAACTCACCCAACTTGAATCTGAATTAATATACACAACTTGAATTTTGAACTTGCACACACAACTTGAATTTTGAATTAATATACACAACTTAAATCTTGAACGAACACGCACAACTTAATTTTTGAACTAACCCACCCAACTTGAATCTGTATTAATATACACAACTTGAATTTTGAACTAACACCCATAACTTGAACTATGTGAAAGAATGACCGTTTTTCAAAGGGGTGCCTGATTCAAGGTGGAACGTCTGCTCTCGTTTGAAGGTAATCAGATTGCAGACACATTTAATACCCTTGTTATGCACAAATACAATGGAGAACGATTTGAACAATTTAATTTTATGAACGGAAGCGAGGTTTAAAATAcacaagtttattttttaaaggatTTTTACCATCTTTTGCGTTGAAACGAAATCTGAATGCATTCCCTTCTGCAATGATTTAAGGTAATCATTTTCAAATATGTATCTTTCAAATGGAATTGATATGCTTGCAGTTGTTTATAAAGCTTCTCAGATTTTTCCGTTACTTCGATCATTACTTGGGATTCCAAGAAGGGACCATTTCCTTGATACATTGGTAAATTTGATGCATTCCTTTAAGGTTGGGGAGAACCCAGCTGCTCCTGAGCCCCACATTCAGCTCTCAAAGTTTCCTGTACTCGGACCGTGTTGCACTCGGGTAACAGGAACATGGATGTTGGGTGAACTATATATATGTCCTTTGGCCAGGATAGACTATAAAAAGATATTTCCAAAACTTCGTCCTGAAACAAAAGCTCTGTGTAAAATGTTTGAGAAATACATCAAAACTACCAAAAAACGGAACGATATCAAATTTAAAATACTATTTAAAAGAGAAAAACAATCACATTTATAATCTGCATTAAAAAGATACATCTAAATCGTGATTATTAGCATTATATTTTAAATATCACATTCATCACCAATGCTTATTTAATTGATACAAATTATACTTGACACGGGACACCACGCACACAATGGATCATGTAAACACTTTGGAAGAAATATCGAGGGAACGATAGAATAATATTCCTCAGCTGGTGACAGTAAGATTGTCCTGTGGTAAACATTGGTGTCTATATCTTGAAGTGGGTTAAGTACAATAAAAGCTAGACTATTTCAGTATATTCAGGGAGTTAGTAATCATCAATAAAGCACGCACTCTAACTAGTGTGAACTAGTGCTGGAGGGAGCGTGTGACTGACAACCCCACTCGCGCCCGCTATCGAATATTGACTTCCAATCTTTCAAAGTGAAATAGAGTTTTGTGAATTTCACGATCTATTACAATCGGCTCTAATTTGTATTTTGTTTTAGCACTGAGATCGGTAAAGCGGGAAGGCTCCGTTAAGCAATGACAGCCTTAATAATGTGCCGTAATATAAAACAAAGGGGTAAATATGATTTTGAGAGAGACACAGGCGCGAACAGCAAGTGATCGAAATGCAGCCCTTAATTTATTTTTGTCATTTATAATTTAACTGATCGGCTATTACTGCACTGTGACAAAACCAGTCTTCGATAAAACCATACAAACGATTCTAAATGTGGAAAGCGACAGCGGGGGGAAACACACATGCTATTGCACTGATATGGACGCGGGTTAGTTTGTTCAATAAATAGTTACATTTGGAAATGGAACCCGGAAGATTTTACAGGCAAAGGTTCGGCAATTCTCCATACCACAAAGTAATGAGGGTGTCTCTAAAGGAACACCTTgtcaaaataaaaatggaaatcaTATAAATGGAATACTTCGAACATGATGCTTTATTAATCTATTATTGACATGCGATTAAAACCGGAATTACAGTTAGACAAGTAAAGGGTCAAATGTTGTTCCATTTATCtcgtttttttaaacttttatttaattttaaaacctAATTTATTATTCGTTAATTTTATTGCTTATCTCTAAAGAATAATATAAAATCTGTGCAGCAAAACATTTCAAAGAGAGTGGGCAGTTTCAGGACTGCCTTTGGTTGTTCAATCTGGAATGGTCAGAACCCGCCATGTCAGTGAGCCATTTGAGCCAGAGTTACAGTTGCACAATAACTATTTTTAACTGTGTTGAATGCTGACTTGGGAATGATGTTTATCTCGGAGTATTGTCTCTCTGTTATCAGTAGGGATGCATATGCCCGCTCTCTTCCAACATCCCCCCGAGCTTCCAGGCAAACACTGCCGGCGGCGGAAAGCCAGGACCGTCTTCTCGGACTCGCAACTCTCGGGGTTGGAGAAACGCTTCGAGATTCAGCGCTACCTGTCAACCCCAGAGAGGGTGGaattggcgtcggcacttagcctctcGGAGACACAGGTACAGCCGGAGAAGCAGccgctgggtgggagggagggagatgcgcaAAAAGAAATACAAGGAACTCGTGTAACTCTTCACAGAACAAAATTTCCCTCTCCAAGATACATCGTTAGAGAATACTTCCAAAAAATCTcacaacacagacacacagaatcagacccacacacacgcatAAACACAGACAGACGCACAGATATAGAGACACGCGTATacgcatacagacacacacagacgcacacatacagatacatagagagacacacagagactcaaatatacagatacacacatagacaaacagatacagacagagacccacatacacatacacacatacagatgcacacagatacagaccgagacacacatatgcaaacacacacacagatacagacacagacacacatacagctACACACAGATGCAGACAGGCACACAGATATACGGAAAACACGCCCACAGACAGATTGAGATAgagacacacatatacatatatagacatacacagagacacacatacagatacacaaaGAGACACAGACAGATAAACAAATATAGagatacacacatagacacacacacaagtacagacacagacacacatacacagtcataCACACTCAGatgcacacacattgacacacacacacaccgataaagacagagacacagatatacagactgacacacccacccacagacgcacacacatatacagcaactcacatatacagacagacacacgcacacacacgcagagGCATACACACACGCGTACAGAAAGACACCCACACATATATTCAGAAAGGTACACCAACACACGCATCACATATACAGACACGGAACGAACACAaacaatatacacacacacaataacacacatgACAacatgctgacccccccccccccccccccacacacacaccaattccACTCGCGTATTTCGAGAAGTTGGACATACAGAATTCCAACCAGCAGGGACAAATTATAACAGATTtgttaaaaaataatttgatCTTTCTGCAATCAGGTGTGACACAGGTGAGCAGCAGTTTATCGATTCAATATCagggtttttttccaattagacaGAACCGCCTGTTCTTGTCAGTCACACGGCGCTGCTAAACTGGGAAGGTCTGTTGTAAAAAAAGAGATGCACCGGAATTTTATGCAGAAACATCCAACTAGTTTCCCACCGGAGGCCAGAAGGCAAAAAGAGAAACTTCTCCATTCGATTATATTTAGCTGCACACATTGCAAACTCCCACACTTATCTGCAAATAAATCTAATTAgtaaaacacacacaaacaagcatattcagacagacagacacacatagagttacagacacacatatacagacacacccacaaacacagagacaaacatacacagacacatatatgcagacacagagacccacatatatagacagacacacacaaagacgCACACACACTTATAAAATTCcaggcacagagacacacacacacagagccacaTATATACAAACAGACACAGTT
The DNA window shown above is from Scyliorhinus canicula chromosome 19, sScyCan1.1, whole genome shotgun sequence and carries:
- the bsx gene encoding brain-specific homeobox protein homolog isoform X2, whose product is MNLNFTSPIQQVSAQRPTSFFIEDILLHKPKPLREAPPVSFASSLASRVPLLEYGYPLMPTPTILAPHPHHPLHKPEHHHPYFLTSPGMHMPALFQHPPELPGKHCRRRKARTVFSDSQLSGLEKRFEIQRYLSTPERVELASALSLSETQVKTWFQNRRMKHKKQLRKSRDDHGQKNPAPDDQCLESGVGEAELSQKASSEVKPLGSQNAFLLEDHEDDVDIIEDDDICSADHMV
- the bsx gene encoding brain-specific homeobox protein homolog isoform X1, which codes for MNLNFTSPIQQVSAQRPTSFFIEDILLHKPKPLREAPPVSFASSLASRVPLLEYGYPLMPTPTILAPHPHHPLHKPEHHHPYFLTSPVGMHMPALFQHPPELPGKHCRRRKARTVFSDSQLSGLEKRFEIQRYLSTPERVELASALSLSETQVKTWFQNRRMKHKKQLRKSRDDHGQKNPAPDDQCLESGVGEAELSQKASSEVKPLGSQNAFLLEDHEDDVDIIEDDDICSADHMV